A stretch of Hirundo rustica isolate bHirRus1 chromosome 22, bHirRus1.pri.v3, whole genome shotgun sequence DNA encodes these proteins:
- the RNF223 gene encoding RING finger protein 223: protein MESSALLPARVPGSTTWESPRAPFLSGGSVMSCFPQLWHSSTPESPRTLPPASPGAAAAPLSPGDGRRKGRSPCGSPASPGPASPKPASPVECSICFNAYDNTFKTPKLLQCSHVFCLECVARLSAALPPNQPEDLLPCPFCRQLTSIPRQGPPALRTSKELLATLPPELQREKVLWMEGTKLCCRRGSDDAENPESCVSVDVAMSKPESAEAGAEGLAGRLSRCELCDDWKRVVLLSALVIILFCIILWPVQCALKTGNLRCFTRTAAVSRPELLPPKATAASVTRPPFQ from the coding sequence AGTCTCCCAGGGCTCCGTTCCTCTCCGGGGGCTCCGTCATGTCCTGCTTCCCGCAGCTCTGGCACTCCAGCACCCCGGAATCCCCTCGCACCCTGCCGCCGGCGTCTCCgggggccgcggccgcgccgcTGAGCCCGGGCGACGGCCGCAGGAAGGGGCGCTCCCCCTGCGGCTCCCCGGCCTCGCCCGGCCCCGCGTCCCCCAAGCCCGCCTCGCCCGTCGAGTGCTCCATCTGCTTCAACGCCTACGACAACACCTTCAAGACGCCCAAGCTGCTGCAGTGCTCGCACGTCTTCTGCCTGGAGTGCGTGGCGCGGCTGAGCGCGGCTCTGCCTCCCAACCAGCCCGAGGACCTGCTGCCGTGCCCCTTCTGCCGCCAGCTCACCAGCATCCCGCGCCAGGGGCCCCCGGCGCTGCGCAccagcaaggagctgctggCCACGCTGCCGCCCGAGCTGCAGCGCGAGAAGGTGCTGTGGATGGAGGGCACCAAGCTGTGCTGCCGGCGCGGCTCCGACGACGCCGAGAACCCCGAGTCGTGCGTGTCCGTCGACGTGGCCATGAGCAAGCCCGAGAGCGCCGAGGCGGGCGCGGAGGGGCTGGCGGGGAGGCTGTCGCGCTGCGAGCTCTGCGACGACTGGAAGCGCGTGGTGCTGCTCTCGGCGCTCGTCATCATCCTCTTCTGCATCATCCTCTGGCCCGTGCAGTGCGCGCTCAAGACGGGAAACCTGCGCTGCTTCACGCGGACTGCGGCCGTCAGCAGGCCCGAGCTCCTGCCGCCCAAAGCCACCGCCGCTTCCGTCACGCGGCCGCCGTTCCAGTAg